One region of Chryseobacterium sp. C-71 genomic DNA includes:
- a CDS encoding serine hydrolase → MKQKLSLFFVLVSFITFAQVEEKKLDELIQNTLKTFDVPGMSVGVIKDGKIIYSKGFGVRSLTSKQPMDDTTLVGIASNSKGFTCTALAILADEGKLNWGDKVSKYIPEFQMYDPYVSQNVTIKDLVTHRAGLGLGQGDLMFFPEGGNLTVKDIVHNVRYLKPENPFRTTLDYNNIMFIVAGEVITRISGLSWADFIEQKIMKPVGMTSSFGSYSRAKAISNKIDAHAPVDGKAIAVPHDWNETGNAAGGIMSNIKDMTIWAECLLNNFTTKDGKKLVSDKQIQQLFNLQIASPVAMKNPYDTSFYGYGLGWFLSDVKGHKQIQHTGGLIGTVTQFTLIPDMKLGIVVLTNQQSGAAFNTITNTLKDSYLGVVDRNWLKTYDDRMSKANAEYEKQKKDAFAKSDAFKKDKNLQPKAEQFVGKYNDVWFGDVEIAQQGNSYRISCKNSPRLKGELLPYSNNSFIIKWDDRSYDADAYIIFSYDENGKAESAKMKAISDITDFSFDFDDLDLKRK, encoded by the coding sequence ATGAAGCAGAAGCTATCTCTATTCTTTGTTCTTGTCTCTTTTATCACATTTGCGCAGGTTGAAGAAAAAAAACTGGATGAACTCATTCAAAATACTTTAAAAACTTTCGATGTTCCGGGAATGTCTGTCGGAGTCATCAAAGATGGGAAAATTATTTATTCAAAAGGTTTCGGAGTACGCTCTTTAACGTCTAAACAACCCATGGATGATACCACTTTGGTAGGAATTGCATCTAATTCAAAAGGATTTACCTGTACTGCTTTAGCAATTTTAGCAGATGAAGGAAAATTGAACTGGGGTGATAAAGTTTCAAAATATATTCCAGAATTTCAGATGTATGATCCTTATGTTTCTCAAAATGTTACAATCAAAGATTTGGTGACTCATAGAGCCGGATTAGGTTTGGGCCAGGGAGATTTGATGTTTTTTCCAGAAGGTGGAAATTTAACGGTGAAAGATATCGTTCATAATGTAAGATATTTAAAACCTGAAAACCCTTTTAGAACAACTTTGGACTACAATAATATCATGTTTATTGTTGCTGGAGAAGTTATTACCAGAATTTCAGGATTAAGTTGGGCCGATTTTATTGAACAAAAAATTATGAAACCTGTTGGAATGACTTCAAGTTTCGGAAGTTACAGCAGAGCAAAAGCTATATCAAATAAAATTGACGCTCATGCACCGGTTGACGGAAAAGCAATCGCTGTTCCTCACGACTGGAATGAAACAGGAAATGCAGCAGGCGGAATTATGAGTAACATCAAAGATATGACGATTTGGGCAGAATGTCTGTTGAATAATTTTACGACTAAAGACGGTAAAAAATTAGTTTCAGACAAACAGATTCAGCAGCTTTTCAATTTGCAGATTGCAAGTCCGGTTGCGATGAAAAATCCTTATGACACCAGTTTTTATGGTTACGGTTTAGGTTGGTTTTTGAGCGATGTGAAAGGTCATAAACAAATTCAGCATACAGGCGGATTAATTGGAACGGTAACTCAGTTTACTCTAATTCCGGATATGAAATTAGGGATTGTTGTTTTAACCAATCAACAGTCTGGTGCAGCTTTTAACACGATTACAAATACTTTGAAAGATTCATATTTAGGTGTAGTCGACAGAAATTGGCTGAAAACATACGACGATAGAATGTCAAAAGCCAACGCTGAATATGAAAAACAAAAGAAAGATGCTTTTGCAAAGTCAGATGCATTTAAAAAAGATAAAAACCTTCAGCCAAAAGCGGAACAATTTGTAGGAAAATACAATGATGTCTGGTTTGGTGATGTAGAAATTGCTCAGCAGGGAAACAGTTATAGAATTTCTTGTAAAAACTCTCCTAGATTAAAAGGTGAACTGCTTCCTTATTCAAACAACTCTTTCATTATCAAATGGGATGACAGAAGTTACGATGCCGATGCATACATAATTTTCAGTTATGATGAAAACGGAAAGGCAGAATCTGCAAAAATGAAAGCAATTTCAGATATTACAGATTTTAGTTTTGATTTTGATGATTTGGATCTGAAAAGAAAATAA
- a CDS encoding nitroreductase family protein codes for MSFLDKIKNRYTVKKYNPQAKISQEKIDELKAILNLSPSSINSQPWNFVFIKTQNIKEQLSKFSYHNKQKVIDCSHVIVFQVLKSSEHFENQMNDYLNEVGVNFYNTLVKPNGEECIKSWMTHQVYLSLGVFLSACADMEIDSTPMEGIQSDQYDAIINNLDYKSVFAVAIGEKSEDDKNQLTITPKRRLDSEKIIVEL; via the coding sequence ATGAGCTTTTTAGATAAAATAAAAAACCGATACACGGTAAAAAAATACAATCCTCAAGCAAAAATCAGTCAGGAAAAAATTGATGAACTGAAGGCGATATTAAATTTAAGTCCGTCTTCGATCAACAGTCAGCCCTGGAATTTTGTATTTATCAAAACACAAAATATCAAAGAGCAATTGTCTAAATTTTCTTATCACAACAAACAAAAAGTAATTGACTGCAGTCATGTTATCGTTTTTCAGGTGCTCAAAAGCTCAGAACATTTTGAAAACCAGATGAATGATTATCTTAATGAAGTTGGAGTAAATTTTTATAACACTCTGGTAAAACCGAATGGCGAAGAATGTATAAAATCATGGATGACTCATCAGGTCTATCTTTCGCTGGGTGTATTTCTCTCAGCCTGTGCTGATATGGAAATTGATTCTACTCCGATGGAAGGAATCCAATCGGATCAATACGATGCTATCATCAATAATCTAGATTATAAATCTGTTTTTGCAGTAGCCATCGGTGAAAAGTCTGAGGATGATAAAAATCAATTGACAATTACACCAAAAAGAAGATTAGATTCTGAAAAGATAATTGTAGAACTCTAA
- the hemW gene encoding radical SAM family heme chaperone HemW, which translates to MIYIHIPFCKQKCSYCNFHFSTSLNFKDEMVAAMKKEIFLRKDELQNKNLQSLYFGGGTPSILSGDEIKSLIDEVLKYFSFNADIEITLEANPDDLDKNFLKQLSNSHINRLSIGTQSFFDEDLRLMNRAHNASDAEGSIKRAQDFGFENLSIDLIYGSPTSSLEIWKQNLNKTIALEVPHISSYALTVEPKTALEKWIVNGKVSNPKEEEQNREFYYMIDFLKDHEFEHYEISNFAKKGFHSRHNSAYWKYNEYLGIGPSAHSYNGFDVRSWNVANNQQYIKKLSSNLLAKETEILSPKDQFNEMIMIGLRTTWGVDLESLKSKFKEDILDQFHKEIQQKIADGILIKENNHLKIPEKHWFMADGIASDLFQV; encoded by the coding sequence ATGATCTACATTCACATTCCTTTCTGCAAACAGAAGTGCAGCTATTGCAATTTTCACTTTTCAACGTCTTTGAATTTTAAAGATGAGATGGTTGCTGCGATGAAAAAAGAGATTTTTCTCCGTAAAGATGAACTTCAAAACAAAAATTTACAGTCACTTTACTTTGGTGGAGGAACGCCTTCTATTCTTTCGGGTGACGAAATCAAGTCTTTAATTGATGAGGTCTTAAAATATTTCAGTTTTAATGCTGATATTGAAATTACTTTGGAGGCAAATCCGGACGATTTAGACAAAAACTTTTTAAAACAACTTTCAAATTCTCACATAAATCGACTGTCAATTGGGACGCAAAGTTTTTTTGATGAAGATTTAAGGCTGATGAATCGTGCGCATAATGCTTCTGATGCCGAAGGTTCTATCAAAAGAGCTCAGGATTTTGGCTTTGAAAACTTAAGTATTGATTTAATTTACGGTTCGCCAACCTCAAGTTTAGAAATTTGGAAACAAAATTTAAACAAAACCATTGCACTTGAAGTTCCCCATATTTCGTCATACGCACTGACGGTCGAGCCAAAAACTGCTTTAGAAAAATGGATCGTGAACGGAAAAGTTTCAAATCCAAAGGAAGAAGAACAGAACCGAGAGTTTTATTATATGATTGATTTTCTTAAAGATCATGAGTTTGAGCATTATGAAATCTCCAATTTTGCTAAAAAAGGTTTTCATTCGAGACATAATTCTGCATATTGGAAGTATAACGAATACTTGGGAATCGGACCTTCTGCACATTCTTACAACGGATTTGATGTGAGAAGTTGGAATGTAGCCAACAATCAACAATATATTAAAAAATTAAGTTCTAATCTTCTTGCTAAAGAGACAGAAATTCTTTCTCCTAAAGATCAGTTTAATGAAATGATCATGATCGGATTGAGAACAACTTGGGGAGTCGATCTTGAAAGTTTAAAAAGTAAGTTTAAAGAAGATATTTTAGACCAGTTTCATAAAGAAATTCAACAGAAAATCGCTGACGGAATTTTAATTAAAGAAAATAATCACTTAAAAATTCCTGAAAAACACTGGTTTATGGCAGACGGAATAGCTTCAGATTTGTTTCAGGTTTAA
- a CDS encoding Smr/MutS family protein translates to MKIGDKVSVVDEDLSGVITSVNGNIVVFKDEYGFTYQYPKEKLVPKNASIYENMKVVQKAEPRKVTSKKHDKNPLVLDLHFHNLVKNPNDYDSFERLFIQKEKLIQTINFCRKNHLKRLEIVHGIGDGVLQKLVRDVLESQTGLDFYNKEILHHQSGAVMVEFH, encoded by the coding sequence ATGAAAATAGGCGATAAAGTTTCGGTGGTTGATGAAGATTTGAGCGGAGTAATCACTTCTGTAAATGGAAATATCGTGGTTTTCAAAGATGAATATGGTTTTACTTATCAATATCCGAAAGAAAAACTGGTTCCGAAAAATGCTTCTATCTATGAAAATATGAAGGTTGTACAGAAGGCGGAACCAAGAAAGGTGACTTCTAAAAAACATGATAAAAATCCTTTAGTTCTTGACTTACATTTTCATAATTTGGTTAAAAATCCGAATGACTATGATAGTTTCGAGAGATTGTTTATACAAAAAGAAAAACTCATACAAACTATTAATTTTTGCAGAAAAAATCATTTGAAAAGACTTGAAATCGTTCACGGAATTGGCGATGGCGTGCTTCAAAAATTAGTCCGGGACGTACTTGAAAGCCAGACAGGTCTGGATTTTTACAACAAGGAAATACTTCATCATCAATCGGGTGCGGTAATGGTAGAATTTCACTAA
- a CDS encoding PorP/SprF family type IX secretion system membrane protein has protein sequence MRKLYAIVCLALLSNAYKAQESLPYYQQYLLDGEFLFNPAQYGKTDYVQLNLNYQQQFSKFSESPNVQSVGINANIFDRVGAGISVFRDSNGPISAGGITAGASYFIPLSSDGERKDQFSFGTSVNFYNMNFDYSKINTEDGYDPLLQGNESNIFMAYANFGLAATYKGLFGGISVNDIALSNDESIVNNYEPSPIKFFLNLGYDWKIADNIAITPSALINLNTNSTRMMDLNLMATFSNDINAFSFGVSYRGVQNRFDNQQLSISPVVKVRFNKFMVGATYNLGMSDIQEYGGNSFMLGVGYNFDNFINHRGFRY, from the coding sequence ATGAGAAAACTATATGCTATCGTATGTTTAGCTCTTTTGTCTAATGCGTACAAAGCACAAGAATCATTACCATACTATCAGCAATATCTTTTAGATGGTGAGTTCCTGTTCAACCCTGCACAATATGGTAAAACGGACTATGTACAGCTTAATCTAAACTATCAACAACAATTTTCAAAATTTAGCGAGTCTCCGAACGTTCAGTCTGTCGGGATTAATGCTAATATTTTTGATAGAGTGGGAGCGGGTATTTCCGTTTTTAGAGATAGCAACGGTCCTATATCTGCAGGAGGAATTACAGCAGGAGCTTCTTACTTCATCCCTTTAAGCAGTGATGGTGAAAGAAAAGATCAGTTTTCTTTTGGTACAAGTGTTAACTTTTACAATATGAATTTTGATTATTCTAAAATTAACACAGAAGACGGTTACGATCCATTATTGCAAGGAAACGAAAGTAATATTTTTATGGCATATGCAAACTTCGGTTTAGCGGCTACTTATAAAGGATTATTTGGAGGTATTTCCGTAAACGATATTGCATTAAGCAATGACGAGTCTATCGTAAACAACTACGAGCCATCACCAATCAAATTCTTCTTAAACTTAGGATACGACTGGAAGATTGCAGACAATATTGCCATTACTCCTTCAGCTTTAATCAATTTAAATACGAATTCTACCAGAATGATGGATTTAAACTTGATGGCTACATTCTCAAATGACATCAATGCATTCTCTTTCGGGGTAAGCTACAGAGGTGTTCAAAACAGATTTGACAACCAGCAGTTGAGTATTTCACCAGTTGTAAAAGTAAGATTCAACAAATTCATGGTGGGTGCTACTTACAACCTTGGAATGTCTGACATCCAGGAGTACGGTGGAAACAGCTTTATGCTTGGTGTAGGTTATAACTTTGATAACTTCATTAATCATAGAGGATTTAGATATTAA
- a CDS encoding metallophosphoesterase: MTKILLLSDSHSYIDDRILDYGKQADEIWHCGDFGSFEIIEQLEKIKPLKGVYGNIDGAKIRSEFTEVNRFFCEDVEVLMIHIGGYPNKYTTLAQKEISEKTPKLFISGHSHILKAMFDQKNNLLHLNPGACGKQGWHKMRTMMRFVIDGEEIKDLEVIELGSKI, translated from the coding sequence ATGACCAAAATCCTTCTCCTCTCCGATTCCCACTCATACATCGATGATCGAATTTTAGATTATGGAAAACAAGCAGATGAAATTTGGCATTGTGGAGATTTTGGAAGTTTTGAAATCATTGAACAATTAGAAAAAATAAAACCGCTAAAAGGTGTTTATGGAAATATTGACGGCGCAAAAATCCGTTCTGAATTTACGGAAGTGAATCGTTTCTTTTGTGAAGACGTAGAAGTTTTAATGATTCATATCGGTGGTTATCCTAATAAATATACAACTTTAGCGCAAAAAGAAATTTCAGAGAAAACGCCGAAATTATTTATTTCCGGACATTCTCATATTCTGAAAGCAATGTTTGATCAGAAAAATAATTTACTACACCTCAATCCTGGAGCTTGCGGAAAACAAGGCTGGCATAAAATGAGAACAATGATGCGGTTTGTAATTGATGGTGAGGAAATTAAGGATTTGGAGGTGATTGAGTTAGGATCGAAAATTTAA
- a CDS encoding PASTA domain-containing protein, with protein MLKSLFNWKVLVNLLVAIAIFVGLVWLTFRWLEYHTNHGQEIPVPNVINKSVHDAVKILEDNGLDYEVDSAAYNPKFRPLQVLKVYPAPGSRVKDGRAIQLMVNPKSWAPVIVPDVINKYSGLAFQRLDRVGLKVGDTIFEPSIQKDAVLRILFKGNSLKPGSLLPRFSTVDVVIGSGPMRNITIPNVVGLTVKEARAYIARNLFEVGIVEHEDGGKDESDIVYYQDPAAGDARDQGMQIDLWASKKTPAELRDRIDQLNSTYRMKIDTTLPPIRYEEVPNFQDEPVNAVPPPAVTPKPASPKPAVSATSKPVSTTKTTEVKPKTTTTSTDNKAKPTTTPVADKPKAKKVTIQ; from the coding sequence ATGCTTAAATCACTTTTCAATTGGAAAGTTTTAGTTAATTTGCTAGTAGCAATCGCAATTTTTGTGGGATTGGTATGGCTTACGTTTCGTTGGTTAGAGTATCATACCAACCATGGTCAGGAAATTCCTGTTCCTAACGTTATTAATAAATCTGTACATGACGCCGTCAAAATATTAGAAGACAACGGGCTCGACTACGAAGTAGACAGCGCTGCGTATAATCCGAAATTCAGACCTCTTCAGGTTTTGAAAGTTTATCCTGCACCCGGATCTCGTGTGAAAGACGGAAGAGCAATTCAACTGATGGTGAACCCTAAAAGCTGGGCTCCTGTTATCGTTCCTGATGTTATCAATAAATATTCAGGATTGGCATTCCAGAGACTTGATCGGGTAGGGTTGAAGGTTGGTGATACTATCTTTGAGCCGAGTATTCAAAAAGATGCGGTTCTTAGAATTTTATTTAAAGGTAATTCTTTAAAACCTGGATCACTTTTACCTAGATTTTCTACCGTTGATGTTGTAATTGGGTCTGGTCCTATGAGAAATATTACCATTCCTAATGTTGTAGGCCTTACTGTAAAAGAAGCAAGAGCATATATTGCCAGAAATCTTTTTGAAGTAGGAATTGTAGAGCATGAAGATGGTGGGAAAGATGAATCTGACATCGTATATTATCAAGATCCTGCGGCAGGTGATGCACGAGATCAGGGGATGCAGATAGACCTTTGGGCAAGTAAGAAAACTCCTGCGGAATTACGTGACAGAATTGATCAGCTAAATTCTACATACAGAATGAAAATTGATACTACACTTCCTCCGATAAGATATGAAGAAGTTCCTAATTTTCAGGATGAGCCGGTAAATGCGGTACCGCCACCTGCAGTTACACCAAAACCGGCTAGTCCGAAGCCGGCAGTTTCTGCAACGTCTAAGCCTGTAAGTACAACAAAAACCACTGAAGTGAAGCCTAAGACCACTACAACCAGTACAGACAATAAGGCTAAACCGACGACAACACCTGTGGCTGATAAGCCTAAAGCTAAGAAGGTAACGATTCAATAA
- a CDS encoding RluA family pseudouridine synthase, with protein MTEDNEDFLDEELLDPNNVDIDEENKGLYEHVNIIVDGKQEPLRIDKFLLNFRQNSSRNKISQTCRAGNVVVNGNPVKQNYRVKPGDQISLLLAHPPRLNVIIPQDIPINIVYEDDDLVVVDKDPGMVVHPGFGNWDGTLVNALAFHFDKKGEKSDLDRVGLVHRIDKDTSGLLVIAKNEYSLSFLAKQFFERKTKRLYWAFVWGNVKDDEGTITGHIGRHPKNRMQMYTYADGSMGKHAVTHYKVLERFKYMTWVECKLETGRTHQIRAHFKHIGHTLFNDARYEGNVALRGVNLPKYKHFVKNVFDILPRHALHAHTLGFIHPTTKKELYFESPMPQDMTDAVKKWRNYLEN; from the coding sequence ATGACAGAAGATAACGAAGATTTTTTAGACGAAGAATTATTAGATCCCAACAATGTAGATATTGATGAGGAAAACAAAGGTTTGTATGAGCATGTGAACATTATCGTTGATGGTAAGCAGGAACCTTTAAGAATTGATAAATTTCTCTTAAACTTCCGTCAGAATTCTTCAAGAAATAAAATTTCGCAAACCTGCAGAGCCGGGAATGTTGTGGTTAACGGAAATCCTGTAAAGCAAAACTATCGTGTAAAGCCCGGAGATCAGATTTCTTTGTTGCTTGCGCATCCACCGAGATTGAATGTGATTATTCCTCAGGATATCCCTATTAATATTGTTTATGAAGATGACGATTTGGTTGTTGTAGATAAAGATCCCGGAATGGTAGTACATCCAGGATTTGGGAATTGGGATGGAACTTTGGTGAACGCACTGGCTTTTCATTTTGATAAGAAAGGTGAAAAATCAGATTTGGATAGAGTAGGATTGGTTCACAGAATTGATAAAGATACTTCAGGACTTTTAGTAATTGCCAAAAACGAATACTCACTAAGTTTTCTTGCAAAGCAGTTTTTTGAAAGAAAAACCAAAAGATTGTATTGGGCTTTTGTTTGGGGCAACGTAAAAGATGACGAAGGCACCATAACGGGTCACATAGGCAGACATCCTAAGAATAGAATGCAGATGTACACTTATGCAGACGGAAGCATGGGGAAGCATGCCGTAACGCATTATAAAGTTTTAGAAAGATTTAAATACATGACTTGGGTAGAATGTAAATTGGAAACAGGAAGAACCCACCAAATCCGTGCGCATTTCAAACATATTGGTCATACACTCTTTAATGATGCAAGATATGAAGGAAATGTCGCCCTTCGAGGAGTTAATCTACCTAAGTATAAGCACTTTGTGAAAAATGTATTTGATATTTTACCAAGACATGCACTTCATGCCCATACTTTAGGATTTATACATCCCACTACCAAAAAGGAATTGTATTTTGAGAGCCCAATGCCCCAAGATATGACGGATGCCGTAAAAAAATGGAGAAATTATTTAGAAAACTAA
- a CDS encoding RsmD family RNA methyltransferase: MYRIIAGKWKAKKIAAPKNFDVRPTTDFAKEALFSIIENKYDMQASSVLDLFAGIGSITFEFASRGCKDVTSVELNPKHTSFLNSTASELGFSLNVSVQRGDVFDWLKKFRNKKSYEIVFSDAPFETEEKKYMELISLVLKNKYLKPNGVFIVEHQSRMKLDHPNLVDSRKYGNITFSFFEPIEEETTDLEETDHQEI, encoded by the coding sequence ATGTACAGAATAATTGCCGGCAAGTGGAAAGCCAAAAAAATAGCAGCTCCCAAAAACTTTGACGTAAGACCGACCACCGATTTTGCGAAAGAAGCTTTGTTCAGCATCATCGAAAACAAATACGATATGCAGGCGAGTTCTGTGCTTGATCTTTTTGCAGGAATCGGCTCGATTACTTTTGAATTTGCTTCAAGAGGCTGCAAAGATGTGACTTCAGTTGAATTAAACCCTAAACACACCTCATTTTTAAATTCTACCGCTTCAGAATTAGGATTTAGCTTAAATGTAAGTGTGCAGCGTGGCGATGTTTTTGATTGGCTGAAGAAATTCAGAAATAAAAAATCTTACGAGATTGTTTTCTCTGACGCGCCATTCGAGACCGAAGAGAAAAAGTATATGGAACTGATTTCTTTGGTTTTAAAGAACAAATATCTAAAACCCAACGGAGTTTTCATCGTAGAGCATCAAAGCAGAATGAAGCTCGATCATCCCAATTTGGTTGACAGCAGAAAATACGGAAATATAACGTTCAGCTTTTTTGAACCTATCGAGGAAGAAACAACGGATTTAGAAGAAACAGATCATCAGGAAATTTAA
- the murI gene encoding glutamate racemase has protein sequence MKTKKQDYSHLSPQQPIGIFDSGVGGLTVAKEIKRLLPNEDLIYFGDTKHLPYGEKSKEAIIGYATKITNFLLEQNCKAIVIACNTATANALNEVMEAVAGKVPVIDVINPVAEKVAYEIHNNVGVIATKATVNSGLYKKSIRKHNKFIKVDELATPLLVPAIEEGFKNHPITHSIIYNYLSNAKLKNIETLILGCTHYPLLIDEIKQYYGNRVRVIDSPNIVANHLNIILDKYHLLNTSNPKATYQFYLSDITKNFEKISKKFFGKTIDLELKVL, from the coding sequence TTGAAAACTAAAAAACAAGATTATTCGCATCTTTCGCCTCAGCAGCCTATCGGTATTTTTGATAGTGGTGTTGGCGGTTTGACGGTTGCCAAAGAAATTAAAAGACTTCTTCCCAATGAAGATCTCATTTATTTCGGAGACACCAAACATCTTCCTTACGGTGAAAAATCCAAAGAAGCAATTATAGGATATGCTACGAAAATCACCAATTTTTTATTGGAACAAAACTGTAAAGCAATCGTTATTGCGTGTAATACTGCCACAGCAAACGCTTTAAATGAAGTAATGGAAGCAGTTGCCGGAAAAGTTCCTGTGATTGACGTGATCAATCCAGTGGCTGAAAAAGTAGCATACGAAATCCATAATAATGTGGGGGTGATTGCAACGAAAGCTACTGTAAATTCTGGTTTATACAAGAAAAGCATCCGAAAGCACAATAAGTTTATCAAAGTAGACGAATTGGCGACGCCGTTATTGGTTCCTGCAATCGAAGAGGGCTTCAAAAATCATCCTATTACGCATTCTATCATTTACAATTATTTGAGCAATGCGAAGCTTAAAAATATAGAAACGTTGATCTTAGGCTGTACGCATTATCCGTTATTGATTGACGAAATCAAACAATATTACGGAAACCGTGTTCGTGTTATCGATTCTCCGAATATTGTAGCAAATCACCTGAATATCATTTTAGATAAATATCATCTTCTCAATACCAGCAATCCGAAGGCAACATACCAGTTTTACCTTTCGGATATTACCAAAAACTTTGAGAAAATTTCAAAAAAGTTCTTCGGAAAGACAATCGATTTAGAACTGAAAGTATTATAA
- a CDS encoding archaemetzincin, with protein MKFKFLYFSILVFILSCQNKENTYFQSIAVNDVKLSRPHSSEWRYNHKEKFQTFDDFKKLKKIKPEAAKNIIYLQPIGEFNDLQEKQIKFTKEYLKIYFQLETKILPTISNEIFPKNIRRISKNGQEQILAGYVLDSVLIKRKPKDAVVLMGITERDLFPKPEWNYVFGLASYQKGVGVTSIYRFADGNNLSESKFNKSLERLIKISSHEIGHMFGISHCLNANCVMNGTNNLSETDAHFARACSLCQYKLNSSLKYDDKKRLLELKKFFEENSFNAELSRAEKDLNLVQ; from the coding sequence TTGAAATTTAAATTTCTATATTTTTCCATTCTGGTTTTTATTCTTTCATGTCAAAATAAAGAAAATACTTATTTTCAAAGTATTGCTGTAAATGATGTAAAACTATCACGCCCACACTCTAGTGAATGGAGATATAATCACAAAGAAAAATTTCAGACGTTTGACGATTTTAAAAAATTAAAAAAGATAAAACCTGAAGCAGCAAAAAATATAATTTATTTGCAGCCTATTGGAGAATTTAATGATTTACAGGAAAAGCAAATTAAGTTTACTAAAGAGTATTTAAAGATCTATTTTCAGCTGGAAACAAAAATTCTTCCAACTATTTCTAATGAGATCTTTCCGAAAAACATCAGAAGAATTTCTAAAAATGGGCAAGAGCAAATTCTCGCAGGTTATGTTCTGGACAGTGTTTTAATTAAAAGAAAACCAAAAGATGCTGTTGTTTTAATGGGAATTACAGAAAGAGATTTGTTTCCAAAACCTGAATGGAATTATGTTTTCGGACTGGCTTCTTATCAAAAAGGAGTTGGCGTAACCTCAATATACAGATTTGCTGATGGAAATAATTTATCTGAATCTAAATTCAATAAAAGTTTGGAAAGATTAATAAAAATTAGCTCGCACGAGATCGGTCACATGTTTGGAATCAGCCATTGCCTGAACGCAAACTGCGTGATGAATGGAACAAATAACCTTAGTGAAACAGATGCTCATTTCGCAAGAGCTTGTTCGCTTTGTCAGTACAAACTCAATTCAAGTTTAAAATATGATGATAAAAAGCGCTTGCTTGAGTTGAAGAAATTCTTTGAAGAAAATTCTTTTAACGCGGAACTTTCAAGAGCAGAAAAAGATTTAAATTTAGTTCAATAA
- a CDS encoding DUF3822 family protein, producing MNLLTLLFTKDGLIYQISKNKNVLEEKSYLVNEESPANFIADKLEEALLKQRYDEVSVISALNHFTLMPEGFSEHDAGYDLIAFNAPVDKENEELMLSVNKKFHVQFYYTFPKDFYTKIKDLSIPVKFNFSGEKFLNSIHNKNNKEIHINLYHNQCEFFAIANKKVILYNNLDVNSEVDFLYFVMFTLSKIGFGINDTNFFVYGETTENETFISELQKFVKNIKIVFDNIPNKNFILN from the coding sequence ATGAATTTACTTACTTTACTTTTTACCAAAGACGGACTAATCTATCAGATTTCCAAGAACAAAAATGTTTTGGAAGAAAAGTCTTATCTCGTGAATGAAGAATCTCCTGCAAATTTTATTGCTGACAAGTTGGAGGAAGCTTTGCTGAAACAAAGATATGATGAAGTGTCTGTAATCTCAGCGCTTAATCATTTTACTTTGATGCCGGAAGGTTTTTCTGAGCACGATGCAGGATATGATTTAATTGCCTTCAATGCGCCTGTTGACAAAGAAAATGAAGAACTGATGCTTTCAGTAAATAAGAAATTTCATGTTCAGTTTTATTATACTTTTCCTAAAGATTTTTACACAAAAATTAAAGATCTTTCAATTCCTGTGAAATTTAATTTTTCAGGAGAGAAGTTTTTAAACTCGATTCATAATAAAAACAATAAAGAAATTCACATCAATCTTTATCATAATCAATGTGAGTTTTTTGCGATTGCCAACAAAAAAGTGATTTTATACAACAATCTTGATGTCAACTCAGAAGTAGATTTTCTTTATTTCGTGATGTTTACATTAAGTAAAATCGGTTTCGGAATCAACGACACCAACTTTTTTGTGTACGGTGAAACAACAGAAAACGAAACATTTATTTCAGAACTTCAGAAGTTTGTGAAGAATATAAAAATTGTTTTTGATAATATTCCAAACAAGAATTTCATTCTAAACTAG